One genomic segment of Chitinibacter sp. FCG-7 includes these proteins:
- the pepP gene encoding Xaa-Pro aminopeptidase, which yields MQHTQLIETCIQRRAQLAQQLAPGIVIIPTTQEIIRNADTTYPFRFDSSFYYLTGFSEPDAVFVQIIGEQRVENILFCRPKDQEREIWDGFRFGPAAAASTFGFDAAYSLDELDSRMVELLKNQPRIYYPLAKEMRWDRQINRWLTNVRSLVRTGISAPTTVVDVRSVVDEMRLIKNDFEVGILRQAASINAQAHIRAMQFTKPDQFEYQVEAEILHDYYRQGSRFPAYGSIVASGPNACVLHYGENNGVLRDGDLLLIDAGCELHGYASDITRTFPVNGRFSSEQKAVYEITLAAQYAALAQCAPGKTWNAPHDAATRVLAQGMIDLGLLKGTLDEVIETESYRQFYMHRTGHWMGLDVHDVGAYKVDGQWRELKAGMVLTVEPGFYIRPAANVPKAFEHIGIRIEDDVLINATGHENLTAACPKTVADIEAVMAAGK from the coding sequence ATGCAACACACACAGCTTATCGAAACCTGCATTCAGCGACGGGCCCAGTTGGCGCAGCAGCTGGCACCGGGCATTGTGATCATTCCAACGACGCAGGAAATCATCCGCAACGCCGACACCACCTACCCATTCCGTTTTGACTCCAGCTTTTACTACCTCACCGGTTTTAGCGAACCGGATGCGGTTTTTGTGCAAATCATTGGCGAACAGCGGGTTGAGAACATCCTGTTCTGCCGCCCGAAAGATCAGGAACGCGAAATCTGGGATGGCTTCCGTTTTGGCCCGGCCGCTGCCGCCAGCACGTTCGGTTTTGACGCAGCCTACTCGCTGGATGAGCTCGATAGCCGCATGGTCGAGCTACTGAAAAACCAGCCGCGCATTTATTACCCGCTGGCCAAGGAAATGCGCTGGGATCGCCAGATCAACCGCTGGCTTACCAATGTGCGCTCGCTGGTACGCACCGGAATCAGCGCGCCGACCACCGTGGTTGACGTACGCAGCGTCGTGGATGAAATGCGGCTGATCAAAAATGATTTTGAAGTGGGTATCTTGCGCCAGGCAGCATCTATCAACGCACAGGCGCATATACGTGCCATGCAATTTACCAAGCCGGATCAATTCGAATATCAGGTCGAAGCTGAAATCCTGCATGATTACTATCGTCAGGGCAGCCGTTTTCCGGCCTATGGCAGCATTGTGGCCAGTGGCCCGAACGCCTGCGTCTTGCACTATGGCGAAAATAACGGTGTGCTGCGTGATGGAGATTTATTGCTGATCGACGCGGGCTGCGAATTGCACGGCTACGCCAGCGACATTACGCGCACTTTCCCGGTCAATGGCCGCTTTAGCAGCGAACAGAAAGCCGTTTACGAGATCACGCTGGCGGCGCAATACGCTGCGCTGGCGCAATGTGCGCCGGGCAAAACCTGGAATGCCCCGCACGATGCCGCCACCCGGGTACTGGCGCAGGGCATGATTGATCTGGGCTTGCTCAAAGGCACACTCGACGAAGTCATCGAGACCGAAAGCTATCGCCAGTTTTATATGCACCGCACCGGACACTGGATGGGGCTGGACGTGCACGATGTGGGCGCTTACAAAGTCGATGGGCAATGGCGTGAGCTCAAAGCCGGCATGGTATTGACAGTCGAGCCGGGTTTTTATATCCGCCCCGCCGCTAATGTGCCCAAAGCGTTTGAACACATCGGCATTCGCATTGAAGACGACGTACTGATTAATGCGACTGGTCACGAAAATCTGACTGCGGCCTGTCCAAAAACCGTTGCCGACATCGAAGCGGTGATGGCTGCGGGCAAATAA
- a CDS encoding FAD-dependent monooxygenase, whose translation MLIERLPHHLDILIVGGGPVGALLAQKLTASGHDVLLVEAKSHIGKDPRALAIAHSSIVALQQAGLWSDQLGATPITRVHVSQAGTLGRTVLTAEELELPELGCTVPYQALAQHALDVVAAGQAPLALGTRVSAVRQMARFTQVKLQTSHNALESEHQLTCRLLVLADGGQLIDQLHDIRQSVKSYAQHAVLAKVTPKQPHGGIAFERFADDAPLALLPNGMDYTLVWTQTPELAAARLALSDEAFIAELEQRFADRLSGFSAVGERASWPLALKTLNSVVGERVVLIGNAAQTLHPVAGQGLNLGLRDAETLAHVLAQTPKAALGEAASLQRYRQLRARDAGLVTAFTDSLISVFDSPAYPIKHARSVALLAIDQLAWLRKGFARRMVYGAR comes from the coding sequence ATGCTGATTGAACGACTCCCCCACCATCTGGATATTCTGATCGTTGGCGGCGGCCCCGTGGGCGCGCTGCTGGCGCAAAAACTGACGGCCAGCGGCCACGATGTTTTGCTGGTTGAAGCCAAATCGCACATTGGCAAAGACCCGCGTGCGCTGGCCATTGCCCATTCGAGCATCGTGGCACTGCAACAAGCGGGCTTATGGTCAGACCAGCTGGGCGCGACGCCGATCACCCGCGTGCATGTCTCGCAAGCGGGCACGCTGGGCCGCACGGTGCTGACGGCAGAGGAGCTTGAATTGCCAGAGCTGGGCTGTACCGTACCGTATCAGGCGCTGGCGCAGCATGCGCTGGATGTCGTCGCCGCAGGCCAGGCGCCGCTCGCACTAGGCACACGGGTCAGCGCTGTCCGGCAGATGGCCCGGTTTACGCAGGTCAAACTGCAAACCTCGCACAATGCTCTTGAATCCGAGCACCAGCTCACCTGCCGCTTGCTGGTGCTGGCTGATGGCGGGCAATTGATTGATCAATTGCACGATATCCGGCAAAGCGTTAAATCATACGCACAGCATGCGGTGCTAGCCAAAGTCACCCCCAAGCAGCCTCACGGGGGTATTGCCTTCGAGCGCTTTGCTGATGACGCCCCGCTGGCATTACTCCCCAATGGTATGGATTACACTCTGGTCTGGACGCAAACCCCGGAGCTAGCCGCCGCGCGCCTGGCCTTGTCGGATGAGGCGTTTATTGCCGAGCTGGAGCAGCGCTTTGCCGACCGGCTCAGCGGATTTAGCGCCGTTGGCGAACGCGCCAGCTGGCCGCTGGCCTTAAAAACACTCAACTCGGTCGTTGGCGAGCGCGTGGTGTTGATTGGCAATGCAGCACAAACACTGCACCCGGTGGCCGGACAAGGCCTGAATCTGGGGCTGCGCGACGCCGAAACGCTGGCACACGTACTGGCACAAACACCCAAAGCGGCGCTGGGCGAAGCGGCCAGCCTGCAACGCTATCGGCAGCTCAGAGCGCGCGATGCCGGGCTGGTCACGGCCTTTACCGACAGCCTGATCAGCGTGTTTGACTCGCCCGCCTATCCGATCAAGCACGCCCGCAGCGTTGCGCTGCTGGCGATTGACCAGCTGGCCTGGCTGCGCAAAGGCTTTGCCAGACGCATGGTCTACGGCGCGCGTTAA
- a CDS encoding AEC family transporter, whose product MHTLYPLLQIIAPVLIIVLIGWTYARHRPVDMSGANRLNIDLLSPLLVFSAMAGKNASLLTYWPLMLCATLIVLGSGLVAYLVARRSGLNAAAFSVPQMFTNTGNMGLPLWLFAFGEAHFQGAVAIFVLINLLHFTLGIKLFNRQAPLLDVLKTPMIWALLAGLVVQYTQLTLADWLLKPIKMLGEIAIPLMLFALGVRMAQFKVSRWGAGLLGGILCPVVGLALAWPLAHWLPHAQAGILLLFGALPPAVLNYLLAEQYQQDPELVAAQVVAGTLYALLFVPLSLWLALNTAIGY is encoded by the coding sequence GTGCACACCCTCTATCCGCTGCTGCAAATTATCGCGCCTGTACTCATTATTGTGCTGATTGGCTGGACTTATGCGCGGCATCGGCCGGTGGACATGAGCGGGGCCAACCGGCTCAATATTGATCTGCTCTCGCCGCTGCTGGTGTTTAGCGCCATGGCCGGTAAAAATGCCTCGCTACTCACCTACTGGCCGCTGATGCTATGTGCCACGCTCATCGTACTGGGCTCGGGTCTGGTCGCGTATCTGGTCGCGCGCCGCTCTGGCCTGAACGCCGCTGCATTTAGCGTGCCGCAAATGTTCACCAATACCGGCAATATGGGCCTGCCGCTGTGGCTCTTCGCGTTTGGTGAAGCCCATTTTCAAGGCGCGGTGGCTATTTTTGTGCTGATCAATTTGCTGCATTTCACGTTGGGCATCAAATTATTCAATCGGCAAGCACCACTGCTCGATGTACTGAAAACGCCAATGATCTGGGCACTATTGGCCGGATTGGTGGTGCAATATACACAGCTGACGCTGGCCGACTGGCTGCTCAAGCCCATCAAAATGCTGGGTGAAATCGCCATTCCGCTGATGCTATTCGCGCTCGGTGTGCGCATGGCTCAATTTAAAGTCAGCCGCTGGGGCGCCGGTTTGCTTGGCGGCATCTTGTGCCCGGTAGTGGGTCTGGCGCTGGCCTGGCCGCTGGCGCATTGGCTGCCACACGCACAGGCTGGCATTTTGCTGCTATTTGGCGCCCTGCCGCCTGCGGTGCTCAACTATCTACTAGCCGAGCAATACCAGCAAGACCCCGAGCTGGTGGCGGCACAAGTGGTTGCAGGCACCTTGTACGCACTGTTGTTTGTGCCACTCTCATTGTGGCTGGCACTCAATACAGCCATAGGGTATTAA
- a CDS encoding bifunctional diguanylate cyclase/phosphodiesterase, which produces MKLHLSTSLWLLAYLLCCLLDSALLRTGNSFGPVSLAGGVALAALLQHGWRILPWLALLMCLPGLLLALPLAQVLLLATAKAACCAFSFFLLAYPAPLTEFKTRHALCLLWSAAGVSCAVYAWLLSDLLPLAGGDQSWQSGFTLLWLGQALGILIVVPGFLALQDEIRELRANWLIEATTLVSIAACGAMLLLSDRYHDSLQLTYLCFPLLAWSSLRLGQVGNSLIALVLLLILGSPSVAAGLPGEQMLQQLVLLGMALQMGILIAVIRRESEQALADARIAKQVFNHASEGIMLISSQHKVLAVNPAFSRITGYSEADALGRPSRIFDTRPGNPNHSQRHLLEQLQQTGHWEGEMQDKRKDGELYPAWLSISAVHDLEGRLNRYVGIFSDYTSRKQAEQRAHYLARHDSLTDLLNRNGFHEELAKALIRASTKRRGLALLFIDLDRFKSINDTLGHDVGDQLLRIVAQRLRMHLKQDDVVARLGGDEFTIVLENIHQVQQVSQVAERLLQAMAESYLIDGQALFVTGSIGISMYPNDGSIASQLMRNADLAMYRAKDLGKNAYQFYAHEMNSLNTQQFSVQAALRFALERNQLQLVYQPQMNLATGQLSGMECLLRWQHPEMGWISPAEFIPIAEETGLIVPIGHWVLLQACRTAQQWRESGLLVPKVAVNLSVRQFKPGVLLEQVSSVLAETGFPAYLLELEVTESLIMHRINEVVDIMNALKAMGVTLAIDDFGTGYSSLSQLKHLPLDILKIDRSFITGIPQNDDDLAIAQSIVAMAKKLSLSVVAEGVETEAQMLALRAAGCDTLQGFYYAKPLPAAEIAAMMPKV; this is translated from the coding sequence GTGAAACTGCATCTTTCAACGAGTCTTTGGCTACTCGCCTATCTATTGTGTTGTCTGCTCGATTCAGCCTTGCTCCGAACAGGAAACAGCTTTGGTCCGGTCAGTCTGGCCGGAGGCGTGGCGCTGGCCGCGCTATTGCAACACGGCTGGCGGATTTTGCCCTGGCTAGCGCTGCTGATGTGTCTGCCCGGTCTTTTGCTGGCTTTGCCTCTTGCCCAAGTGCTGCTGCTGGCTACGGCCAAAGCGGCCTGCTGCGCCTTCTCGTTTTTCTTGCTGGCTTATCCTGCACCTTTGACTGAATTCAAAACCCGGCACGCTTTGTGCCTGCTCTGGTCGGCAGCGGGTGTGTCCTGTGCGGTTTATGCGTGGTTGCTTAGCGATCTGCTGCCGTTGGCTGGCGGTGATCAGAGCTGGCAAAGTGGCTTTACGCTGCTCTGGCTGGGGCAAGCCTTGGGCATACTGATTGTGGTGCCCGGTTTTCTGGCGCTACAGGATGAAATTCGCGAGCTGAGGGCTAATTGGTTGATAGAAGCGACTACCCTAGTTTCGATCGCCGCTTGCGGTGCCATGCTGCTGTTGTCGGATCGCTATCACGATAGTTTGCAACTCACTTACCTGTGTTTTCCCCTGCTGGCTTGGTCTTCATTGCGGCTGGGGCAGGTGGGTAACAGCTTGATTGCGCTGGTGCTGCTGCTGATTTTGGGGAGCCCATCGGTGGCCGCGGGCTTGCCCGGCGAGCAGATGCTGCAGCAATTGGTATTGCTGGGCATGGCGTTGCAAATGGGAATACTGATTGCCGTGATCCGCCGCGAAAGCGAGCAGGCTCTGGCCGATGCCCGCATTGCCAAGCAGGTATTTAACCACGCCTCCGAAGGCATTATGCTTATTTCCAGCCAGCACAAAGTGCTGGCGGTCAACCCGGCATTTAGCCGGATTACCGGTTATTCGGAAGCCGATGCACTGGGCCGTCCTTCCCGCATTTTTGATACGCGGCCCGGCAATCCCAATCATTCGCAGCGGCATTTGCTGGAGCAATTACAGCAAACTGGCCACTGGGAAGGCGAAATGCAGGACAAGCGCAAGGATGGCGAGCTGTATCCGGCCTGGCTCTCGATCAGTGCGGTGCATGATCTGGAGGGGAGGCTTAATCGCTACGTCGGTATTTTCTCTGATTACACCAGCCGCAAACAGGCCGAGCAGCGGGCGCACTATCTGGCGCGCCATGATTCACTCACCGATTTGCTCAATCGCAATGGTTTTCACGAAGAGCTGGCCAAGGCGCTGATCCGGGCCAGCACCAAGCGGCGTGGTCTGGCGCTGCTGTTTATTGATCTGGACCGCTTCAAGTCGATCAACGATACGCTGGGGCACGATGTGGGTGATCAGCTGCTGCGAATTGTGGCGCAGCGGCTGCGCATGCATCTGAAGCAGGATGATGTGGTGGCACGTCTGGGCGGTGATGAATTTACCATTGTGCTGGAAAACATCCATCAGGTGCAGCAGGTCTCGCAGGTGGCCGAACGCTTGCTGCAGGCGATGGCCGAAAGCTATCTGATTGATGGGCAAGCGCTGTTTGTCACCGGCTCGATCGGCATCAGCATGTATCCGAATGACGGCAGTATCGCTTCGCAACTGATGCGCAATGCCGATCTGGCCATGTACCGCGCCAAGGATCTAGGCAAAAATGCTTATCAGTTTTATGCCCATGAAATGAACAGCCTCAATACCCAGCAATTTTCAGTGCAAGCCGCTTTGCGCTTTGCGCTGGAGCGCAATCAGCTGCAGCTGGTCTATCAGCCGCAGATGAATCTGGCGACAGGGCAGCTCAGTGGCATGGAGTGTTTACTGCGCTGGCAGCACCCGGAAATGGGCTGGATTTCACCGGCAGAATTTATCCCGATTGCCGAAGAAACCGGCCTGATTGTGCCAATTGGCCACTGGGTTTTGCTACAGGCCTGCCGCACAGCCCAGCAGTGGCGCGAATCGGGTTTGCTGGTGCCCAAAGTGGCGGTGAATTTGTCGGTTCGCCAGTTCAAGCCTGGCGTATTGCTTGAGCAAGTCTCCAGCGTGCTGGCTGAAACGGGCTTTCCGGCCTATCTGCTTGAGCTGGAAGTGACCGAAAGCCTGATCATGCACCGTATCAATGAAGTAGTTGATATTATGAATGCGCTCAAGGCCATGGGCGTAACGCTGGCGATTGATGATTTTGGCACTGGGTATTCTTCGCTGTCCCAGCTCAAGCACTTGCCGCTTGATATTCTGAAAATTGATCGCTCGTTTATCACCGGCATTCCGCAAAACGACGACGATCTGGCGATTGCCCAGAGTATTGTGGCGATGGCGAAAAAACTCAGCCTCAGTGTGGTGGCTGAAGGCGTAGAAACCGAGGCGCAAATGCTGGCGCTGCGTGCAGCTGGCTGCGATACGCTGCAGGGGTTTTATTACGCCAAACCATTGCCCGCAGCCGAAATTGCGGCAATGATGCCAAAAGTCTGA
- a CDS encoding EAL domain-containing response regulator, with product MSDDLLVFANEDLPGAESTLPAWPILIVDDDQDIHLSTSLALKNTQLLGRNIDLVHAYSAREAFEILLTRNDFAVILLDVVMENDFAGLDLVAKIRGILGLKEVRIILRTGQPGLAPEPGIFNLHDINDYRLKTELTSNRLITALSSALRSYAQICAISANRRGLEMIVHAETELMECTNFKDFAQAILDHAPRIFDRPCIGFVAKIHTPPQFTATANDLGACSTELLASALHLLSQRPQSGSHHFSAREIWLHLQAGHDQAVIYLQFKTLLTEFGNFEQIASVFATNTSASLGHLCQLERLNYLAYHDEMTQLGNRSWFIEQLGHVPRSRHEAQAVVILDLCRFSDINDGLGYEVGNALLHSLAQRLKHHFASKDTLVARLGNDVFGLFGPIRHVNPDQLFQLFDSPLQAQQHTIPVQIALGIRSLNQDQANGLQLLEQANIALNQAKTKTHPRWASFVPEMEANTRWRHEIIRQLRSAFHHQQLQIWYQPQINLANNQVSGIEALMRWPGENGFIHPPAVFIPLAEYSGLIVEMGDWVIDEACRAYKEIALLANAPARVAVNVSTPQFRSGNLVQSVNQALRKHRLPANILELEITESIAMDEPDTVRSCLAALRLLGVEIAIDDFGTGYSSLGQLHALPVDSLKIDKSFVDDLAHSKSGLYVELIIDLAQRLGLSTIAEGVETEVQAERLKALGCTVAQGYFYGKPMPLDELKRWLLARQG from the coding sequence ATGAGTGACGACCTCCTCGTCTTTGCCAATGAAGACCTTCCCGGCGCCGAATCCACACTGCCTGCATGGCCCATTCTGATTGTTGATGACGATCAGGACATCCATTTAAGTACCAGTCTGGCGCTGAAAAACACCCAGTTGCTGGGCAGAAATATCGATCTGGTTCACGCCTACAGCGCACGGGAAGCATTCGAAATTCTGCTCACACGGAATGACTTTGCCGTGATCTTGCTCGATGTCGTGATGGAAAACGATTTTGCCGGGCTGGATCTGGTGGCCAAGATTCGCGGCATTCTGGGTTTGAAAGAAGTGCGCATCATCTTACGTACTGGCCAGCCGGGTCTGGCCCCCGAGCCTGGCATTTTCAATTTGCACGACATCAATGATTATCGTCTGAAAACCGAGCTCACCAGCAATCGCCTGATTACTGCTTTGTCTTCAGCTTTACGCAGCTACGCACAGATTTGCGCCATCTCGGCCAATCGCCGCGGGCTGGAAATGATTGTGCACGCCGAAACCGAATTGATGGAATGCACCAATTTCAAAGACTTTGCCCAGGCTATTCTGGATCATGCCCCACGTATTTTTGACCGACCTTGTATCGGCTTTGTCGCCAAAATTCATACCCCGCCCCAATTCACAGCGACAGCCAACGATCTGGGCGCATGCAGTACCGAGTTACTCGCCAGCGCCCTGCACCTGCTCTCGCAGCGCCCGCAATCGGGCAGCCACCATTTCAGTGCACGCGAAATCTGGCTACACCTGCAGGCGGGTCATGATCAGGCGGTCATTTACCTGCAATTTAAAACCCTGCTGACCGAATTTGGCAATTTTGAGCAAATTGCCAGCGTTTTTGCGACCAATACTTCGGCTTCGCTGGGGCATTTATGCCAGCTTGAGCGTTTGAACTATCTGGCTTATCACGATGAAATGACCCAGCTGGGCAATCGCAGCTGGTTTATTGAGCAGCTTGGCCATGTACCGCGCAGCCGCCATGAAGCACAGGCGGTGGTGATTCTGGACTTGTGCCGTTTTTCCGACATCAATGACGGGCTGGGTTATGAAGTGGGCAATGCACTGTTGCACTCGCTGGCGCAGCGCCTCAAGCATCATTTTGCCAGCAAGGATACACTGGTGGCCCGTCTGGGCAACGACGTTTTCGGGCTGTTTGGCCCGATCAGGCATGTCAACCCGGATCAGTTATTCCAGCTCTTTGACTCTCCGCTACAGGCGCAGCAGCATACAATTCCGGTGCAGATTGCGCTGGGAATTCGCAGCCTGAATCAGGATCAGGCCAATGGCTTGCAATTGCTTGAGCAGGCCAATATTGCCCTGAATCAGGCCAAGACCAAAACCCATCCGCGCTGGGCGAGTTTTGTCCCCGAGATGGAGGCCAATACCCGCTGGCGCCACGAGATCATCCGCCAGTTGCGCTCGGCATTTCACCATCAGCAATTGCAGATCTGGTATCAGCCACAGATCAATCTGGCCAACAACCAGGTCAGCGGGATTGAAGCGCTGATGCGCTGGCCGGGCGAAAACGGCTTTATCCACCCCCCTGCCGTCTTTATTCCGCTGGCCGAATACTCGGGTCTGATCGTGGAAATGGGCGACTGGGTCATTGATGAAGCATGCCGGGCGTACAAGGAAATCGCTCTACTCGCCAATGCCCCCGCCCGCGTGGCCGTGAATGTCAGCACCCCGCAATTCCGTTCCGGCAATCTGGTCCAAAGCGTCAACCAGGCGCTGCGCAAACACCGGTTGCCTGCCAATATACTCGAGCTGGAAATCACCGAAAGCATTGCGATGGACGAGCCGGACACCGTCCGCAGCTGCCTGGCGGCGCTACGACTGCTTGGGGTTGAAATTGCGATTGATGATTTTGGCACGGGTTATTCTTCACTCGGCCAATTGCATGCACTGCCGGTCGATAGCCTGAAAATCGACAAGAGTTTTGTTGATGATCTGGCGCACTCCAAATCCGGGCTATATGTCGAGCTGATCATTGATCTGGCGCAGCGGCTGGGTTTATCGACGATTGCCGAAGGCGTGGAAACCGAGGTACAGGCCGAGCGCCTCAAAGCACTGGGCTGCACGGTGGCGCAAGGGTATTTTTATGGAAAGCCAATGCCGCTTGATGAGCTCAAGCGCTGGTTACTGGCACGCCAAGGGTAA
- a CDS encoding copper chaperone PCu(A)C, producing MKAGMKLGLALMLAMSTALAHDYQVGDLKIAHPWTRATPPAAKMGGVFLSVNNLGAEGDTLLKAESAVAEVAELHQMEMLDGVMKMRKVESLAVPARGELKLAPGGLHIMLINLKQGLKEGEKIPLKLTFAKAGVVEVKVRVEAMGSKGVAPGEKH from the coding sequence ATGAAAGCAGGAATGAAACTGGGTTTGGCGCTGATGCTGGCCATGAGTACCGCGCTGGCACACGACTATCAGGTCGGAGATCTGAAAATAGCCCACCCTTGGACTAGAGCGACGCCGCCGGCGGCCAAGATGGGGGGCGTATTTTTATCGGTAAATAATCTGGGTGCAGAAGGCGATACGCTGCTGAAAGCGGAAAGCGCGGTGGCCGAAGTGGCCGAATTGCACCAGATGGAAATGCTCGACGGCGTGATGAAAATGCGCAAGGTCGAAAGTCTGGCAGTGCCTGCCCGAGGCGAGCTAAAGCTGGCGCCGGGTGGCTTGCACATTATGCTGATCAACTTAAAGCAAGGTTTGAAGGAAGGGGAAAAAATCCCGCTCAAACTGACTTTTGCCAAAGCGGGGGTGGTTGAAGTGAAAGTGCGCGTTGAGGCTATGGGCTCCAAAGGCGTTGCGCCGGGTGAAAAACACTAA
- a CDS encoding aminoacyl-histidine dipeptidase yields the protein MSIEQLSPPQLWQHFAQICRFPRPSKHETALRDHIQAWAQARGLSTQLDRVGNLIIRKAASAGMENRLGVVLQAHLDMVAQKNEATKHDFIRDPIQPRIVDGWVSACGTTLGADNGIGVAAALAVLESPEVVHGPLEVLFTLDEEAGMSGAQGLEPGLLQGHLLLNLDTEDWGEIYVGCAGGMDISLNRSLHHEALPAGYVVRDLVLNGLKGGHSGVDIHLERGNAIKLLARLLSEAIPRFDARLLNFRGGTLRNALPREAFAQLAIPACDAVQFARCVELFKQILQAELGESEPALHLSVSDAEAGNSLALTAADTVLAIDLLLALPHGVRRWSQQIAGVVETSNNLGVVKIDERRFEAVLMLRSLTDSGLHELQTMIEALARLARLGVEASGAYPGWAPDTDSAALKLLQDVYQQLYGHAPAVKVIHAGLECGLIGRAYPELEMVSFGPTIRGAHSPDERVEISSVAQFWQLLQSALAAVAEKTEAESTPIAQK from the coding sequence ATGTCGATTGAACAGCTTTCCCCGCCACAATTGTGGCAGCACTTTGCGCAAATCTGCCGCTTTCCCCGCCCGTCAAAACACGAAACTGCGCTGCGTGACCACATTCAGGCCTGGGCGCAGGCGCGTGGACTCTCAACCCAGCTTGATCGCGTGGGCAATCTGATTATCCGCAAGGCGGCCAGTGCCGGGATGGAGAACCGTCTTGGCGTGGTTCTGCAGGCGCATCTGGATATGGTGGCGCAAAAAAATGAAGCGACCAAGCATGATTTCATCCGCGACCCGATTCAGCCCCGGATTGTCGATGGCTGGGTCAGTGCTTGCGGCACGACGCTGGGTGCCGATAACGGCATTGGCGTCGCCGCAGCGCTGGCCGTGCTGGAAAGCCCGGAGGTTGTGCACGGGCCGCTGGAGGTGTTGTTCACGCTGGATGAAGAAGCCGGGATGAGTGGCGCGCAAGGTTTGGAGCCGGGTTTGCTGCAAGGGCACCTGCTGCTGAATCTGGACACCGAAGACTGGGGCGAGATTTATGTCGGCTGTGCTGGCGGCATGGACATCAGCTTGAATCGCTCCTTGCATCATGAAGCGCTGCCCGCTGGTTATGTGGTGCGGGATCTGGTGTTGAATGGATTGAAGGGCGGGCATTCCGGGGTGGATATTCATCTAGAGAGGGGTAATGCCATCAAACTGTTGGCCAGATTGCTCTCTGAGGCAATACCCCGGTTTGATGCCCGGCTGCTGAATTTTCGGGGCGGCACGCTGCGCAATGCCTTACCGCGCGAAGCCTTTGCTCAGCTGGCGATTCCGGCCTGTGATGCGGTGCAGTTTGCCCGCTGTGTCGAGCTCTTCAAACAGATTTTGCAGGCCGAGCTGGGCGAGAGTGAGCCCGCACTGCACTTGAGCGTGAGTGATGCCGAGGCAGGTAATTCACTGGCCTTAACCGCCGCAGATACCGTACTGGCGATTGATTTGCTGCTGGCTTTGCCGCATGGCGTGCGCCGCTGGAGTCAGCAGATTGCCGGTGTGGTCGAGACTTCCAATAATCTGGGAGTGGTCAAAATCGACGAGCGCCGTTTCGAGGCCGTGCTGATGCTGCGCTCACTCACTGATAGCGGTTTGCACGAGCTACAAACCATGATCGAAGCACTGGCCAGGCTGGCTCGCCTGGGCGTCGAAGCTTCGGGCGCTTACCCCGGTTGGGCGCCGGATACGGATTCGGCGGCGTTAAAACTGCTGCAGGATGTCTACCAGCAATTGTATGGTCACGCCCCGGCGGTCAAAGTGATTCATGCCGGGCTCGAATGCGGATTGATCGGCCGTGCCTATCCCGAGCTTGAAATGGTCTCGTTTGGCCCGACCATCCGTGGTGCCCATTCGCCGGACGAGCGTGTTGAAATCAGCTCGGTGGCCCAGTTCTGGCAATTACTGCAATCGGCGCTGGCGGCCGTGGCCGAGAAAACCGAGGCCGAATCAACGCCGATAGCGCAAAAGTAA
- the rquA gene encoding rhodoquinone biosynthesis methyltransferase RquA: MSKNPPALASNPYYEGVPEYMTEVYDWAYVDPNWVKALDRNIVVKVLLFLNDQRLMRRYLAQIKPGDRVWQLAHVYGDLVQKAAEKVGPHGEFHLTDVTPIQIEHGSAKLKNMPWASVIRSDAADFAVEGRYDVICSFFLLHEVPDDKKRAIVDHMLAHIPAGGKAVFVDYHKPKHWQPIRYILQLVNHYLEPFANALWDNEISSYATHADDFNWEKETLFAGVYQSVIVTRKA; this comes from the coding sequence ATGAGCAAAAATCCTCCCGCACTGGCCAGCAATCCCTACTACGAAGGGGTTCCCGAATACATGACCGAGGTTTACGACTGGGCCTACGTTGACCCGAACTGGGTCAAGGCACTTGATCGCAATATCGTGGTGAAAGTGTTGCTGTTTTTGAATGATCAGCGTCTGATGCGCCGCTATCTGGCCCAGATCAAGCCGGGAGATCGCGTCTGGCAACTGGCGCATGTGTATGGAGATCTGGTGCAGAAAGCGGCCGAAAAAGTCGGCCCGCATGGCGAGTTTCACTTAACCGACGTCACCCCGATCCAGATCGAGCACGGTAGCGCCAAACTCAAAAACATGCCGTGGGCCAGTGTTATCCGCAGCGACGCCGCCGATTTTGCCGTTGAGGGGCGTTACGATGTGATTTGCAGCTTCTTTCTGCTGCACGAAGTGCCCGACGATAAAAAACGCGCCATTGTCGACCATATGCTGGCGCACATCCCTGCTGGCGGCAAAGCCGTGTTTGTTGATTACCACAAGCCCAAACACTGGCAGCCGATCCGCTATATCCTGCAGCTGGTCAATCACTATCTTGAGCCGTTTGCCAATGCGCTCTGGGACAATGAGATCAGCAGCTACGCCACGCACGCCGATGATTTCAACTGGGAAAAAGAAACCCTATTCGCAGGGGTATATCAATCAGTGATAGTTACCAGAAAGGCTTGA